GTGAGCAGCAACCTACTAGAAAATCCCAGCATCAAAGGAATAGTTGCTAACTCCCGCAACATTAGCAAACGCAAACAAGCAGAAGAAACACTCCAGCAAATCGAACAGAAATATCGCAGCATTTTTGAAAATGCCGTAGAAGGAATCTTTCAAACCACCCCTGATGGGAGATATATCACGGTTAACCCCATGTTGGCGCGTATTTACGGATACGATTCACCAGAAGAATTGATTGCCACCATCACCGATATCAAATATCAACTATACGTAGATCCGAACCGCCGCGCCCAATTCAAACAAATTCTACAAGAAAATGATACTATTTGGGGCTTCGAGTCCCAAGTTTATCGCAAAGACGGCAAAATAATCTGGATTTCCGAAAGCGCCCGTGCCATCAGAAACGATCGCGGTGAATTATTAGGTTATGAAGGCACGGTAGTAGATATTTCCCAACGCAAAAAAGCCGAAGCAGAACTGCACAACAGAGACAGATTACTAGAAGGGATCGCTAGTGCCATGACATATTTATTAACTAACACGGACTACGCCACCGCCATGAACGATGCACTCAACGTTTTGGGGTTAGTTACAGGTGTCGATCGCATTTATATAGAAGAACAACATCCCGAAGTCGAAACTGGTGAACCTCCCAAAAGTATTCGATTTGAATGGCTACGCACCTGGGAAACTGAAAACCGCAACCAAACAATCAATAAAGATAAAATAATTTTATCTTTAACCGAAGAAACAGAAACAATTATAGCCAATAAAAACCATCATAATTTTCAACCAAATTTCGACAAACTATCATGTTATCGCTTTCCCACCACCGCTTGTTTAGAATGCCATATTCCCACTTCTCAATCGCCCCTTTCTCAACTAATCGTACCGATTTTTGTCGATGATAAATTTTGGGGTAACATTGCTTTTGAAGATCGTTGTCAGCAACGCCAATGGTCTATTGGTGAAGAATCAATTTTAACCGCAATGGCTGCTAGCATCGGCGGTGCATTAAAGCGGCAAATGGCAGAAGCAACCATCAGATATCAAGCATTTCATGACTTACTCACCGGCTTACCCAATCGCACCTTACTAAACTATCGTCTTTCCTCTGCCTTAGACAACGCCCAACAATGCCGAAATCGCATGGCAGTAATGTTTTTAGACTTAGATCGATTCAAAACCATTAACGACACATTAGGTCATGCAGTAGGCGATAAACTATTACAATATGCCACCCAAAGATTAAAAGCCTGTCTGCGATCTAATGATACCATTGCTCGTTGGGGAGGCGATGAATTTACCCTACTACTCCCAGAGATTAATTGTATAGAAGATGCCACCAAAATAGCCCAACGAATTATCGAAGTTTTAAAGCCAGCTTTTAATTTAGAAGGGCATCAACTTTATATCACTAGCAGCATTGGCATAGCCGTTTATCCCCAACACGGTGAAGACGGAGAAACCCTCTTAAAAAATGCCGATGCTGCCCTATATCGCGCTAAAGCAGAAGGCAGAAATAATTACCAAATTTATGCTCCTGCTATGAATTCTCAAGCTTCCGAACTATTAGAATTAGAAAACTATTTACACCAAGCTATCGAAAACCAAGAATTTGTCGTTTATTATCAACCACAAGTGAATTTTCTCACTAGGAAGATTACCAGAATGGAAGCTTTGTTACGTTGGCATCATCCCCAAAAAGGAGAAATTCCCCCTAAAACATTTATTCCCTTAGCTGAAGAAACTGGATTAATTGTATCCTTGGGTAATTGGGTTTTACGAACAGTTTGCGAACAAAATAAAGCTTGGCAAAATGTTGGATTACCACCGATCAGAATCGCAGTTAACCTTTCCGTAAGGCAATTACAACAACCCAGTTTTGTAGATTCGGTAGCCCAAATTTTGGCAGAAACAGAATTAGCCCCTGAATTTTTGGAATTAGAAATTACCGAAACCGCTATGATGCAAAATCCTGACTTTACTAAATCAATGCTTAAACGTTTGGTAGAAATGGGATGTCATATCACTTTAGATGATTTCGGTACTGGTTATTCTTCCCTCAATTACTTGAAAAATTTTCCTTTGCACACCCTCAAAATCGATCGGTCTTTCGTGCAGGATTTAACAGTAGATTCCTCAGACGCCGCCATTATTAATACGATTATTGCTTTAGGGCGGGGTTTGAATTTAAGCGTGGTAGCTGAGGGAGTGGAAACTATCGAACAACTAGAATATCTCAAAGCAGTTCAATGTCACGAAATGCAGGGTTATCTATTCAGTCATCCCTTACCAGTTCAAGATGCAGCAAATCTATTATCTGGAAATAGCAACTGGTCATTAGTTTAGGAGTCAGGAGTTAGAAGTCAGGAGTCAAAACATAGGATTCTGAATCATAGATTCTCTATTCTGACTTCTTAAAAGCATTAGTCAACAGCCATTTGGATCTCTAATGACTATTGACCAATGACTATTGACCAATGACAATTTAAAACTGCCGCAAAAAGCGCAAATCGCTACTGTATAAACGGCGAATATCATCGATTTGATGCAGTACCATTGCGACTCGTTCTACGCCAAAGCCAGCAGCAAACCCTGTGTAAACTTCCGGGTCATAACCCACAGATTTGAGCACGTTAGGATCGATCATGCCGCAACCCATGATTTCCAGCCATTTGCCTTTCCACTGCATATCAACTTCTGCGGAAGGTTCGGTGAAGGGGAAATAACTGGCGCGAAAACGAATCGGCATTTCTTCGCCGAACATTTGCTGCAAAAAGGTTTTAATCGTACCTTTTAAATCCGTAAAAGTGAGATTTTCATCAACGGCGAAAAACTCAATTTGATGGAACACTGCGGCGTGGGTAGCATCTACCGTATCCCGTCGATAACACCGCCCTGGTGCAAGTATCCGCAAAGGCGGGTCATTTTCTTCCATGTAGTGAATTTGAATGTTGGAAGTGTGGGTTCGCAGTAAGTTACCATCTGGCAGGTAGATGGTGTCCTGCATATCGCGGGCTGGGTGGTCTGGCAGGAAATTCAGCGCTTCAAAATTATAGTAGTCGGTTTCCATTTCCGGGCCAGTGGCGATCGTATATCCCAAACCAACGAAGATATCCATCGCCCGATCGATCGTACTGTTCAACGGATGCACTCGTCCTTGGGGTCGGTACACCGCAGGCATGGTGACATCGAGAGTTTCTGCGGTTAAACGGGCTTCAATTTCCGCAGCTTGTAAAGCTTTGCGCTGGTTTTCCAGGGCTGTTTGCAGCGTTTCCTTAACTTCATTTGCTAATGCGCCAATCCGAGGACGTTCATCTGGGGACAATTTACCCAAACCGCCCAAAATCTGGGACAGTTGACCCTTCTTCCCCAGATAAGATACTCTTAGTTCTTCTAAAAGAGGCAATGTTTGGGCAGATGCGATCGCTTTCTGCCCATCTTGTTTCAGTGCTGTCAGTTGTGCCTCTAGATCGATCGTCTGATTGGTCATACTAATATTTTGGAACGGCCATTCCATTGTGACATCCTCCTACACCCCAATCTTTGATTCGGTGTAGGCTTCCCAAAATCACTTTTGGGCATTCCTAGTTTTTCTCTTGGGAGATTTCGCCTCTGACCTAGACCGATTTTCATCAGCCCCCGGCAGACCGACTGCATAGGCGTTTTCTATTCCCGTGAGTCCCACGGTACTCAGTTTTAGACCACGTAACCTGATTACTTCTGATGCTGCGTGATCTCTATCTGTTTTGTATCCACACTCACCACAATGGTGTATTCGCTCAGAAAGTTCCTTCTTACCCGTATGCGTGTTGCACTTAGGGCAGGTTTGAGAGGTTCCGTCTGGATTGACACGGGTAAAGTAGACTTGATGTTTCTTTGCCATCCATTCCAGCAGGTTGAGAAACTGCCCAAAGGCAGCATCAAGGGTATGTTTTCTCAACATTCCTCTCGACATTGCCTTCAAGTTCAAATCCTCAACAAACACCATCCCGATACCTTCTTTGGTACACAGATGATTAGCCAGTTTGAACTGCCAATCCTTCCGAACACTGGCGATGTGGTTGTGGAATTTAGCAACCTTAATACGAGCCTTTTCGCGGTTTGATGAACCCTTCTTCGTTCTGGCATACTTGCGTTGCAGTAATTCCAACTCGCGGGACAAGGATGTCAGGAATCGGGGTCTAGCAATAAACTCTCTATCCGAAGTTGTCAAGAATTTTTCCAATCCCAAATCGATACCCAGTGCATCTCCATGAGGCTGGGCTTCTGGTATCGATACATCAGACTC
This DNA window, taken from Leptolyngbyaceae cyanobacterium, encodes the following:
- a CDS encoding EAL domain-containing protein, with product MMAAYDVRLVVFSILTSIILAYIAIDLGFRVRNMTNSTRKLWWTGGAIAIGLGIYSIQYIATTAISLQPHNYQIYYSISPPLLVIAIAIANLALLALPRVTSLVDRHLQIEAATAEAQRQSEQRFRSLVQNSSDIITILDPDGTIGYISPSVTRILGYKPEEIIDRNAFEYIHPEDVTSVKSAFTSASQNPLLTVTIEYRVKHAKGHWIYLESVSSNLLENPSIKGIVANSRNISKRKQAEETLQQIEQKYRSIFENAVEGIFQTTPDGRYITVNPMLARIYGYDSPEELIATITDIKYQLYVDPNRRAQFKQILQENDTIWGFESQVYRKDGKIIWISESARAIRNDRGELLGYEGTVVDISQRKKAEAELHNRDRLLEGIASAMTYLLTNTDYATAMNDALNVLGLVTGVDRIYIEEQHPEVETGEPPKSIRFEWLRTWETENRNQTINKDKIILSLTEETETIIANKNHHNFQPNFDKLSCYRFPTTACLECHIPTSQSPLSQLIVPIFVDDKFWGNIAFEDRCQQRQWSIGEESILTAMAASIGGALKRQMAEATIRYQAFHDLLTGLPNRTLLNYRLSSALDNAQQCRNRMAVMFLDLDRFKTINDTLGHAVGDKLLQYATQRLKACLRSNDTIARWGGDEFTLLLPEINCIEDATKIAQRIIEVLKPAFNLEGHQLYITSSIGIAVYPQHGEDGETLLKNADAALYRAKAEGRNNYQIYAPAMNSQASELLELENYLHQAIENQEFVVYYQPQVNFLTRKITRMEALLRWHHPQKGEIPPKTFIPLAEETGLIVSLGNWVLRTVCEQNKAWQNVGLPPIRIAVNLSVRQLQQPSFVDSVAQILAETELAPEFLELEITETAMMQNPDFTKSMLKRLVEMGCHITLDDFGTGYSSLNYLKNFPLHTLKIDRSFVQDLTVDSSDAAIINTIIALGRGLNLSVVAEGVETIEQLEYLKAVQCHEMQGYLFSHPLPVQDAANLLSGNSNWSLV
- the pheS gene encoding phenylalanine--tRNA ligase subunit alpha, which encodes MEWPFQNISMTNQTIDLEAQLTALKQDGQKAIASAQTLPLLEELRVSYLGKKGQLSQILGGLGKLSPDERPRIGALANEVKETLQTALENQRKALQAAEIEARLTAETLDVTMPAVYRPQGRVHPLNSTIDRAMDIFVGLGYTIATGPEMETDYYNFEALNFLPDHPARDMQDTIYLPDGNLLRTHTSNIQIHYMEENDPPLRILAPGRCYRRDTVDATHAAVFHQIEFFAVDENLTFTDLKGTIKTFLQQMFGEEMPIRFRASYFPFTEPSAEVDMQWKGKWLEIMGCGMIDPNVLKSVGYDPEVYTGFAAGFGVERVAMVLHQIDDIRRLYSSDLRFLRQF
- a CDS encoding transposase — protein: MTLIMNYCYRIYPDVNQEQTMLHWLEISRKVYNYALREIKDWVNSRKCSLDYCSLEKEYIIPADKPFPTYYAQQNALPKAKKEFPLLGEAPSQVLQTTIRRLHDAWNYFQQRGFGFPRFKKFGQMKSMLFPQFKTNPMTGWQISLPKIGKIPINLHRPIPEGFVVKQARVLRKADRWEVVATIESDVSIPEAQPHGDALGIDLGLEKFLTTSDREFIARPRFLTSLSRELELLQRKYARTKKGSSNREKARIKVAKFHNHIASVRKDWQFKLANHLCTKEGIGMVFVEDLNLKAMSRGMLRKHTLDAAFGQFLNLLEWMAKKHQVYFTRVNPDGTSQTCPKCNTHTGKKELSERIHHCGECGYKTDRDHAASEVIRLRGLKLSTVGLTGIENAYAVGLPGADENRSRSEAKSPKRKTRNAQK